A segment of the Geoglobus ahangari genome:
GAGATGTTCTTCCCGGAGATCAAAGCATCACCCACCATCCGGTTATTGCCAGAACGTAGACAAGATAAAAGTAACCCCTGTCATAGCTACCCGAATACACGACCTCCCTTCCCCTCGACGCCATGGCCAGCTCTATCATTTCTGCCTTCTCAAAGCTCCTCAGGAAGAAGAGGCCCAGCGACTTCCCACCAACCCTGAACATCTCGAGGTGGCTGCCCTTCCTCATCCTCCTCGCCTCTCTCGCGAGCATTATGTCCAGCAGGTCTCTGAACATCACCACTGTGTACCTGTAGGTCAGCCATACGATGTCCAGCATTATCTTCGGCACCCTCAGTCTCTTCAGCGCGTACATCGCCTCGTTGAACTTGGTGGTCAGTATGAAGAGCTGAAGCGCGGATATGGACGAGAAAACCCTGAGCGGGAATATGAGCGCGTACTCCAGATTTCTCTCGTATATGGAGACGGGGAGCACGATTATGAACGAGAATATGGTAAAAAGGGAGCTCCTCTTCACGAGCAGCCTGAGGCTGATCCCCACGTTGAAAGCGAGGAAGTAGACTGCAAGAACGGTGAGCAGAACCCTCTCCGGATTGAAGGTCGTTATCGAGAGGAGTATGAACACGAGCGTGCCGATGAGCTTCACCGCAGGATCGACGGAGTGCAGGTAGGTGTTCTTTGTGTACTCGTGAATGAAAAAATTGTGAAAGTACTCGGTAGCCTCTTTGATGGTCTTCTCAATTAGTAGGTGCATGTCTTCTCATCATCGCTACGGACAAAAAGATTGCCACCCCTATCGCCCCGGAGATCAGGGTGCCGAGGTAGTCGTTGAGGCCCGGAATCGTGTAGTCTGGAAATATGCCCGTGTACGTCTGGGTGTCGTGCAGCCCCATCTCCTCAGCCACGTTCTCGAGAGGTTCTGCGTAGTGAACAAGCTCCGCAAGATATGCGAAGACCGGCGAGAGGAGGATCATCAGCGCTATCGCAACAAGGGGCTTCTTGCTGACCTCGCTGACCTCAAGCTCAGGTCTGTGGGAGTAGACGTAGCTGACAACTCCGGCAGTGATGAGTCCCTCAATCAGCCCGAGGATTCCGTGCCAGAAGCCCATCGCTGAGACTGCAACTACTGCGTTGTACTTGAACGCCGTTGAGAGTCCAATCTCAAGACCTGCAAACATTGCTGCAAGCGTTATGCCGAGCCATCCTGCTACAAACGCGGCCGCGAACCTGTTGACCCTCTCAAGAGCCTTGTAGGCATACCAGCCCACAAACACGTTAACGACAGCCATATTCCATAGGTTCGCACCAAGTGCAATGAGTCCTCCGTCTCCATATATCAGGGCCTGAACCACAAGAACTGACGCCATCGCTACGCTTCCAGCATACGGGCCGAGAAGGATTCCGGCAAGCGCACCGCCTACGAAGTGAGCCGATGTGCCTCCGGGAATGGGCCAGTTCAGCATCTGAGCGGCGAATATGGCTGCGGCAACAACACCGAGCATTGCGGTGTTTACCTTCTCCTGGGACAGCCTTTCCAGGGAGTAGCCGAGAACGGCGGCAGTTAGAACCCACATCAGCACAGCGATGCTCATGTCAAGGTACCCGTCTGGAATGTGCATGTGTTTCCACACCTCCTTGTTATTTTTTAATAACGATTAGGCACATCAGTAACACGCTTTAAAAAAGTTGCGATATATCTTTTTTCAAAAACAGAATGACAACATGTACAGCCAGATTGATTCAAAACTGATTGGGCCTTCAGAAGAGAAGAGAGAAAATAATTGGATTACTCCTTAACGAGCTCAATCTCAATTGTGGAGACGTTTACGATCCTTCCCTGCTCGCTCTCGAGCTCCTCAGTGTCGATCTTTATGCTCTCAACCTTGACGTTCGGCATGAACCTGTTCCTGACGATCTCTGCCACGTCGACAGCCCTGCTGATCGCCTTGCCCCTCGCCTTGATGACGACCTTGCTCGCACCCTCGTTCAGCTGGGTCAGAGTCGCGAGCACGTAGTTCATAACCGGCTTTGAACCCACAAACACTACTGCCTCCTCTGCCATAGCTATCACCTGAAAACGCATGATGGAGGGCGGTATTTAAACTTTTTTAAAGAACGGTCACTCCCCAACCTCGATGACCATCACGTGGTTCCCGTACCCTTTGACGGTGTACAGGACACCGAGCCTGTCGAGTTCCAGCGTGATCTCCCCGACGCTCAGGAAGCCCCTGAAGTTCGGTATCAGGGAGTAGTAGAGGTCGAAGAGCCTCACCCTCTCTGGCTGTAGGTCTGTGAACAGCTCAGAGAACACCACAATCCGCCCCGACGACCCGACTGCGTTGATGGCGTTCCTGAGGACGGACTTCGGGTCGCTGTACTCCAGAATGCTCGAAAGGATCACGACGTCATACTTCCTGCTGAAGTCCATCTTCGAGTCGGCATAACCCTGATTGAGCCTCACCCTGTCCTTCAGCCCCCTCTCCTCGCAGTTTTTCTCCGCAATTTTCAGCAGTGGCTTTGAGTAGTCTACTCCCACGTAGTACCCGGAGCTTCCCACGGCCTCGGAGTAAAAAGCCGGGGATGCGCTGCCACACCCGAGGTCGACCACCTTGTCACCGGCACCTATGTCCGCCACCTCGAGAATGAGCTCCCTTGCGTACCTGTATATCCCGTACTCGAGCCAGAGGTTCCACAGATCTGCGTCCTTGACGAATCCAAGGGTTATGTTTGGGTGCTGGGGGTGGATCAGGGCGTAGTAGGAGGCTCTCTCCATAGCGTCGGCTATGTCAAGTATCCTGCCGTCCACCTCCTCCTTCATGTAGCTGCATGCGTTCTCAAGGAGGGTGCCAAAATCGACATCGGAGAGGTATGACTCCCACTTCTCGAGGTAATCCCTGTTGGGATACTCCTCGAGAAGCCTGAGCTTGAATATGTACGATTTTAATATTAAGTAACCATAAAAGAAGTCCATGAACTTGTCCAGCGTGTTCTTCTGGATCTGTATCATTCAGACCTCTCCGTAAACCTTCTTGACGTACTCCACGACCTTCCTTCCTAAATCAGTAATTCGATAGTATTTAAAACCTTCCTTCTCGACCACCTCCACGAGTCCGAGCTCTATTAACGAACTCGATCCGTTGTACCTGTTCCCCATCCCCCTTATGCAGCCCAGAACGTTGGACGGGTCGCTTCGAATCATGCGGGAAATGTTCGCGAGGTAATCGTAGTTGGGATATATGTTGTAGAGGTAAAAGAGGACCTTCCGTCTCAGTACGCTCTTGTTTATGCTTCTGAGAATGTGAGGATCTATTGTCAGAATGTGCGGCGACGAGATCATTTTCACCCCTCCATCATCACTATAATAGTCACAATACAAAAATCTTATCCTAATTATTATGA
Coding sequences within it:
- the albA gene encoding DNA-binding protein Alba — its product is MAEEAVVFVGSKPVMNYVLATLTQLNEGASKVVIKARGKAISRAVDVAEIVRNRFMPNVKVESIKIDTEELESEQGRIVNVSTIEIELVKE
- the cbiQ gene encoding cobalt ECF transporter T component CbiQ translates to MHLLIEKTIKEATEYFHNFFIHEYTKNTYLHSVDPAVKLIGTLVFILLSITTFNPERVLLTVLAVYFLAFNVGISLRLLVKRSSLFTIFSFIIVLPVSIYERNLEYALIFPLRVFSSISALQLFILTTKFNEAMYALKRLRVPKIMLDIVWLTYRYTVVMFRDLLDIMLAREARRMRKGSHLEMFRVGGKSLGLFFLRSFEKAEMIELAMASRGREVVYSGSYDRGYFYLVYVLAITGWWVML
- a CDS encoding energy-coupling factor ABC transporter permease; this translates as MHIPDGYLDMSIAVLMWVLTAAVLGYSLERLSQEKVNTAMLGVVAAAIFAAQMLNWPIPGGTSAHFVGGALAGILLGPYAGSVAMASVLVVQALIYGDGGLIALGANLWNMAVVNVFVGWYAYKALERVNRFAAAFVAGWLGITLAAMFAGLEIGLSTAFKYNAVVAVSAMGFWHGILGLIEGLITAGVVSYVYSHRPELEVSEVSKKPLVAIALMILLSPVFAYLAELVHYAEPLENVAEEMGLHDTQTYTGIFPDYTIPGLNDYLGTLISGAIGVAIFLSVAMMRRHAPTN
- a CDS encoding helix-turn-helix domain-containing protein translates to MISSPHILTIDPHILRSINKSVLRRKVLFYLYNIYPNYDYLANISRMIRSDPSNVLGCIRGMGNRYNGSSSLIELGLVEVVEKEGFKYYRITDLGRKVVEYVKKVYGEV
- a CDS encoding methyltransferase domain-containing protein, with translation MIQIQKNTLDKFMDFFYGYLILKSYIFKLRLLEEYPNRDYLEKWESYLSDVDFGTLLENACSYMKEEVDGRILDIADAMERASYYALIHPQHPNITLGFVKDADLWNLWLEYGIYRYARELILEVADIGAGDKVVDLGCGSASPAFYSEAVGSSGYYVGVDYSKPLLKIAEKNCEERGLKDRVRLNQGYADSKMDFSRKYDVVILSSILEYSDPKSVLRNAINAVGSSGRIVVFSELFTDLQPERVRLFDLYYSLIPNFRGFLSVGEITLELDRLGVLYTVKGYGNHVMVIEVGE